A portion of the Acidisarcina polymorpha genome contains these proteins:
- a CDS encoding TonB-dependent receptor, which yields MRLFAFPVYSIPVLMALPLSGLFLSGVIPSAGAQTTTAQTATPASTGALRGSVTDPSGAVIPQATITATSTSGQSFSATSDSGGAYVLHGLAPGTYTIKTTAPGFSLNVTQGVTVAAGAPKHLDIALIIEVAQQNVQVTTDNPTVSTDAGSNANAVVLKDKDLDQLSDDPDELSSELTALAGPSAGPNGGQIYIDGFTAGQLPPKSAIREIRINQNPFSAEYDKLGYGRIEILTKPGTDKLHGQFFVQGTTKSFNSQNPFAQTIPDYHTVQYDGNVSSALGKKASFFFNFDRRNIQDNNIISAILNGPSSTCDPSTVNYSTYDPVTCSLALPNPRTRTNFSPRFDLQLGPKNTLTARYQYWNDNEVQSGAGQLNLPATASNEDETESTAQISDTQVISDKVVNETRFQYIHDRDTLSPVSGTPSIQVQGAFTGGGASQQFSQDNTNRYEVQNYTSLSEGSHFIKFGVRLRIDRDANNATSNYNGYYTFSQANCPATGCPTPGEQIIPALQVYQITENLLGQGFTPAQIQALGYGPKQFTVTTGTPAVTRILTDAGLYAQDDWKIKPNLTLSYGLRWESQNQISNHSDFAPRVSFAYGLARGKQPAKTVIRGGYGFFYDRFQIAQVLQAARQNGISQTQYVVTNPAFFPNFTAADLVGDNVTPTIYQVAPNLKAPYTAQTAIGVDQQITKSATVSVTYLNSRGVHALDTRNINAPLYGPNTDNSGLRPFGTNQNVYQYESAAIFKQSQLLVNFNLRAGSALSLFGFYALGTVHSDTGGVTTFPSEQYDISADYGRASFDVRQRLFLGGSYQTPRWGIRLSPFLIAFSGPPFNITTSQDLNADSIFNDRPSFAPAGQTGPNIVNTKYGNFNTAPAPGDPRIPVNSGQAPGQFNLNLRVSKTFGIGPKVEHAGPAGGAPAGGGGGGGGHGGPGFIGFGGHGGGPPGPGGTSNRRYSVTLNAQARNLFNNVNYAAPIGVVGPTFGRFTGLGGAFGGVSQSANRRIDLQAVFNF from the coding sequence ACGGCTCCGGGATTTTCTCTCAATGTGACCCAGGGTGTAACCGTTGCCGCCGGCGCGCCCAAGCATCTGGATATTGCTCTGATCATTGAGGTCGCCCAACAGAATGTGCAGGTAACTACCGACAACCCGACGGTCAGCACGGACGCTGGAAGCAATGCCAATGCCGTCGTTCTGAAGGACAAGGACCTCGATCAGCTCTCCGATGATCCGGATGAGCTTTCCTCCGAGCTGACGGCGCTGGCCGGCCCGTCCGCCGGTCCGAACGGAGGTCAGATTTACATCGATGGGTTTACTGCCGGGCAGTTACCGCCAAAGTCGGCGATCCGGGAGATCCGCATCAACCAGAATCCATTCTCTGCTGAATACGACAAGCTGGGCTATGGGCGGATCGAGATTCTGACCAAGCCCGGCACCGACAAACTTCACGGCCAGTTTTTCGTTCAGGGAACGACAAAGAGCTTCAACTCGCAGAATCCCTTCGCCCAGACGATTCCCGATTATCATACCGTCCAATATGACGGAAATGTCAGCAGCGCTCTGGGTAAGAAGGCGTCGTTCTTCTTCAACTTCGATCGCCGGAACATCCAGGACAATAACATCATCTCGGCGATTCTGAATGGCCCATCGTCGACGTGCGATCCGTCAACCGTCAACTACAGTACTTACGATCCGGTGACCTGCAGTCTGGCGCTGCCAAATCCTCGAACGCGCACGAATTTCAGTCCACGCTTCGACCTTCAGCTCGGCCCGAAAAACACGCTAACGGCGCGTTACCAATATTGGAATGACAACGAAGTCCAATCCGGCGCGGGACAACTGAATCTGCCGGCGACCGCCTCGAACGAGGACGAGACAGAGAGCACCGCCCAGATCAGCGATACCCAGGTGATTAGCGACAAGGTTGTGAATGAGACCCGTTTCCAATACATTCACGATCGCGACACCCTAAGCCCGGTCAGTGGAACGCCGTCTATCCAGGTCCAAGGGGCGTTTACAGGTGGCGGCGCGAGCCAGCAGTTCAGTCAGGACAACACCAACCGGTACGAAGTCCAGAATTATACGTCTCTTTCCGAGGGATCCCACTTTATCAAGTTTGGCGTAAGGCTTCGCATCGATCGTGACGCCAACAACGCCACCTCAAACTACAACGGCTATTACACCTTCAGCCAGGCGAACTGCCCGGCCACCGGCTGCCCTACTCCTGGTGAGCAGATCATCCCGGCTCTGCAGGTGTATCAGATCACTGAGAATCTGCTCGGACAGGGATTTACGCCCGCTCAGATCCAGGCTCTGGGGTATGGCCCGAAGCAGTTTACGGTCACTACCGGAACTCCCGCGGTGACGAGAATTCTGACCGACGCCGGCCTCTACGCTCAGGACGATTGGAAGATCAAGCCGAATTTGACCCTCAGTTATGGTCTTCGCTGGGAGTCTCAAAACCAGATCTCCAACCACTCCGATTTCGCGCCACGAGTGAGCTTCGCGTACGGCTTAGCTCGCGGCAAGCAGCCTGCTAAGACGGTAATTCGCGGCGGTTATGGCTTCTTCTATGATCGCTTTCAGATTGCTCAGGTCCTGCAAGCAGCGCGTCAGAATGGCATTAGCCAGACTCAGTACGTCGTGACAAACCCGGCCTTCTTTCCGAACTTCACTGCAGCCGATCTCGTCGGTGATAACGTTACTCCGACCATCTATCAGGTAGCTCCGAATCTGAAGGCTCCCTACACGGCGCAGACGGCTATTGGCGTAGACCAGCAAATTACCAAGTCCGCCACGGTGTCGGTGACTTACTTGAATTCTCGCGGCGTTCATGCGCTCGATACCCGCAATATCAATGCGCCGCTCTACGGCCCGAATACCGACAACTCCGGCCTGCGTCCCTTCGGCACGAATCAGAATGTCTATCAGTATGAATCCGCGGCGATCTTCAAGCAAAGCCAGCTGCTGGTCAATTTCAATCTTCGGGCCGGGTCGGCGCTGTCGCTCTTCGGCTTTTACGCTTTAGGCACCGTCCACAGCGATACCGGTGGAGTGACCACCTTTCCCTCGGAGCAGTACGACATCAGCGCCGATTATGGGAGGGCGTCGTTCGATGTGAGGCAACGGCTCTTTTTAGGTGGCAGCTACCAGACGCCGCGGTGGGGAATTCGTCTGAGTCCCTTTCTGATCGCCTTCTCCGGGCCGCCTTTTAACATCACCACCAGCCAGGACCTCAATGCGGATTCGATCTTCAACGATCGACCGTCATTTGCCCCTGCCGGCCAGACGGGCCCCAACATCGTCAACACTAAATACGGAAACTTTAATACCGCACCCGCTCCCGGCGATCCGCGTATCCCAGTCAACTCTGGTCAAGCTCCCGGACAGTTCAATTTGAACTTGCGGGTAAGCAAAACTTTTGGAATTGGTCCAAAAGTAGAGCACGCCGGGCCGGCTGGAGGCGCGCCGGCGGGCGGTGGCGGAGGCGGCGGGGGGCATGGCGGTCCAGGGTTTATTGGGTTTGGCGGCCACGGCGGTGGACCTCCGGGGCCGGGTGGGACTTCGAATCGTCGCTATAGCGTGACCTTGAATGCACAGGCGCGTAACCTGTTCAACAACGTGAACTATGCTGCGCCGATCGGCGTTGTCGGTCCCACTTTCGGCCGGTTTACCGGCCTAGGCGGCGCCTTCGGCGGAGTCTCGCAGTCCGCCAATCGCCGCATTGATCTTCAGGCCGTCTTTAACTTTTAG